In the Malania oleifera isolate guangnan ecotype guangnan chromosome 1, ASM2987363v1, whole genome shotgun sequence genome, one interval contains:
- the LOC131149529 gene encoding uncharacterized protein LOC131149529 has product MESTVVHHETELVVQLYFKSQQKKRGDNTSKESVLEIPDRVDINARSNSLKELRDIWKGWTPQGRLTFSQTYKYIGFLLHVFVDSHMIEALVEFWNPSYCCFTLDGVDLAPTIEEYTSLLHLAKLPTPYRTVTEVKVQNLRELMEKEGKEEAQLHLLALAIYGLLIFPKELGIIDHATITFVAQVKEGLNPVYGILAETFRSLNRCRIRRHARLTCYVPLLYVWMMSHLSCIQGFFRASFSTIRIPLAEFEVARWEEHAGRTERKDRLQNLVSKGIVWQAPWIDQPKVVYKCGNLPWVPLLGPLGGISYAPLMFRRQVGAIQFVPMTYGLADVWFTYEDNDSKRKIREFFVSWRHVYIVEATGQNSGV; this is encoded by the exons ATGGAGAGCACAGTAGTCCATCATGAAACTGAACTAGTAGTGCAATTGTACTTCAAAAGTCAGCAAAAGAAGAGGGGTGACAACACAAGTAAGGAATCGGTGTTGGAGATACCAGACAGGGTTGACATCAACGCTCGATCCAATTCCTTAAAGGAGCTGAGAGACATTTGGAAGGGGTGGACGCCTCAGGGACGATTGACTTTTTCTCAGACGTACAAGTACATCGGTTTTCTTTTGCATGTTTTCGTAGACTCCCACATGATTGAAGCATTGGTGGAATTCTGGAATCCATCGTATTGTTGCTTTACTCTGGATGGGGTAGACCTTGCTCCCACCATAGAGGAATACACTTCACTATTGCATCTGGCCAAACTACCAACGCCCTACAGAAC GGTCACCGAGGTTAAGGTCCAGAATCTGAGAGAGTTGATGGAGAAGGAAGGAAAGGAAGAAGCCCAACTGCATCTGCTGGCATTAGCCATCTACGGCCTGCTTATCTTCCCGAAGGAATTGGGAATCATCGATCATGCCACCATTACCTTCGTAGCACAAGTAAAGGAAGGGTTGAATCCAGTCTATGGTATTCTGGCCGAAACGTTCCGATCTCTTAACAGATGCCGAATTAGGAGACATGCTCGTTTGACCTGCTATGTGCCATTGCTTTATGTGTGGATGATGAGCCATTTGTCATGCATCCAGGGATTCTTTCGCGCTTCTTTCTCAACAATCAGAATACCTTTAGCAGAGTTTGAAGTAGCTCGTTGGGAGGAACACGCCGGTAGGACCGAAAGGAAAGACAGACTACAGAATCTAGTCAGCAAGGGGATTGTATGGCAGGCACCGTGGATCGACCAACCCAAAGTGGTATACAAATGTGGAAACCTTCCTTGGGTCCCACTGCTAGGTCCCTTGGGTGGAATATCCTATGCACCGCTTATGTTTCGAAGGCAAGTAGGCGCAATACAGTTCGTACCCATGACCTATGGACTGGCAGATGTTTGGTTCACATATGAAGATAATGATAGCAAAAGGAAGATCCGGGAATTTTTTGTATCATGGAGGCATGTGTACATAGTCGAAGCAACCGGTCAGAACTCGGGAGTCTAG